The sequence below is a genomic window from Bradyrhizobium septentrionale.
GCCCGCAGGGGCCGCAGGGCGCGCAAGGCATCCAAGGCCCTGTCGGCCCGGAAGGCCCTGTCGGCCCGACCGGCGCAGCCTCGACAGTGCCGGGGCCGCCGGGGCCGCAGGGCGTGCAGGGCAATACCGGCCCGCAAGGCGTGATCGGCAATACCGGCCCGCAAGGCGCGCAGGGCGTGCAAGGGCCGCAGGGCAATCCGGGCGTCGATGGCAACACCGTGCTGTACGGCACCGTTGCGCCGACTGCCGGGATCGGCGTCAACGGCAACTTCTACATCAACACCGCAACCAACTTCATCTATGGGCCGAAGGCTGGCGGCGCGTGGCCGTCAGGCACGTCGCTGGTTGGTCCGCAAGGCCCGCAGGGCGTTCAAGGCGTGCCCGGTGCAGGCAGTCCAGGCACCGCTACGCCGATCATGGCCAGCGTCGGCGCTGTCGGCGTCTCGGGTAACTTCTCGCGCGAGGATCACGTTCACCCATCCGACACCTCGCGTGTCATCAAGGCGGGCGACCGAATGACCGGCGCGCTGCGCGTCGGCTCAGTGCGACCTGCACCGGCCTACCCCGCGTCTGTCGGCAGCTATTCAATGTCGATTGATGCCAGCTTGGGGTTCAATGTCTTCGTGAGCGCCGATGGCTCGCAATGGTTAGCGCAGAGCGCCGGTTATGGTGTCGCGATCATTGATGATCCACCGACAGGCAATCTGAATTTCTTTGCGTCACCCGCTTCGGTCGCCGCTGGCGGTCTGATGACGCTGAATACGACCGCGACGCTGACGCAGCAGGGCCAGTGGCAGCCGAAGTCGATTGCCATGACCGGCGACAATGGTTTCGGTGCCATCACGCTTTACCGCACAGGCGGCGTGACCTACGGAACGCTTGGCGTCGATGCGAGCGGCTACAACATCAATCTGAGCGCTGGCACGATCCCGATCAACATCTGCTTCTCTGGCATCGTCAGGGCGGTTTTTGCAAGTTCCGGTGGGCTGTCGATCAACCAACCGAACGCCACCAATATAACAGCGTTGAGCGTCATCGGCGCAACCGCAAGCTATGCCGCCGACTGTCGAGCCAATGGGCCGGGCTTCGCCGGGGTCGTCGGATGGGCGAACGGCACCAGCCTGTACGGCATGAGCGGCGAGAACCTGTCCGGCACCACTTATTCGTTCTACGGCAACACTGGCGCCTTCCTTGCCGCAGGCGCTTGGCAAACATCGGATGCCCGCGTCAAGAGCGTCACCAGACAGACTGATCCCGCTGCCGCGCTCGCCATCGTCAATGCGCTGCCGGTGAATGAATTCACGCCAGCGAACCCAGCGGCGCGCGAGATGTTTTTCGGGCGC
It includes:
- a CDS encoding collagen-like protein, translating into MNDFSITQTLDVTGEVEIIQDDVAIIISPDQGPPGARGNSVLSGTSDPTSSLGVDGDFYYNEETHQFYGPKEGGIWPAPVLLTGPQGPQGAQGIQGPVGPEGPVGPTGAASTVPGPPGPQGVQGNTGPQGVIGNTGPQGAQGVQGPQGNPGVDGNTVLYGTVAPTAGIGVNGNFYINTATNFIYGPKAGGAWPSGTSLVGPQGPQGVQGVPGAGSPGTATPIMASVGAVGVSGNFSREDHVHPSDTSRVIKAGDRMTGALRVGSVRPAPAYPASVGSYSMSIDASLGFNVFVSADGSQWLAQSAGYGVAIIDDPPTGNLNFFASPASVAAGGLMTLNTTATLTQQGQWQPKSIAMTGDNGFGAITLYRTGGVTYGTLGVDASGYNINLSAGTIPINICFSGIVRAVFASSGGLSINQPNATNITALSVIGATASYAADCRANGPGFAGVVGWANGTSLYGMSGENLSGTTYSFYGNTGAFLAAGAWQTSDARVKSVTRQTDPAAALAIVNALPVNEFTPANPAAREMFFGRADVANETLYGWNAQDVQLLVPIAVRDIGVPVVDRVMRAALKHIDIPELDSKEAEALGEEEMSIKAINDRYMLTTLWSAVQRLSTQNDELRAEIDALKAASS